Proteins from one Pseudomonadota bacterium genomic window:
- a CDS encoding MerR family transcriptional regulator, translating to MTSEERVPDKLFFRIGEVSRIVGVKPYVLRYWEQEFSFIKPEKSNGKQRLYRRCDVIALCRIRRLLHEERYTIEGTRKKIREIMAAGQEKKVSPSAEICLRNLRNELQTIRSLIENHLQQE from the coding sequence ATGACCTCAGAAGAAAGGGTTCCTGATAAGCTTTTTTTCCGGATCGGCGAGGTCAGTCGGATAGTCGGAGTCAAACCTTATGTTCTGCGCTACTGGGAGCAGGAATTCAGTTTTATCAAGCCGGAAAAAAGTAATGGAAAACAAAGGCTGTATCGACGTTGTGATGTGATCGCCTTATGCCGGATCCGGCGTCTTCTGCATGAAGAGCGCTACACCATTGAGGGAACGAGAAAGAAAATCAGAGAAATCATGGCTGCGGGACAAGAAAAGAAGGTGTCGCCGTCCGCCGAGATCTGCCTGAGAAATTTAAGAAATGAATTGCAGACGATTCGCTCGTTGATCGAAAACCATCTGCAGCAAGAATAA